A single Spirochaetaceae bacterium DNA region contains:
- a CDS encoding ADP-ribosylglycohydrolase family protein codes for MSDGSGARHDGELVRIPKVVLEDRILGAWVGKSYGAAMGEPLEFAFNGRIFLGAVDVQEHALREWLVNEDDLYMNMAMLAVVADRGLAATSEDFAAPYREGAFLVWHANGQARQNLLAGIPAELAGHPAYNPHADDIDFQIECDYIGMISPGLPEAAQDLCRRQGRVVNYGDGIYGGMFFTAMYAAAWFETDPRRVVELGRRAIPADSRYGLLIDDLLACHRDHPDDWMAAWRAIEGKWNHDLCPWGPTEPGGKFNIQASFNGAYVALGLLYSGGDYYRAIEITTRAGQDTDSNTANTGGIMGTLVGYDGLPERVKRQMWPYLNRIYHHTRYSIVTATDECVRLAAANVVANGGRERGSDLLVRRQPFHHDAPAEVSFPGLEPVDAFAATDARLVWRGQWARHGEGEPLMRSDTPGDALEVRFRGNVIFVQGDIHCTCGVLEAWVDGVLVQERDMYHPKQWVNACQCTAVWVTGLPDGEHRLEVRVTGRRNPAAEGVGVTLGRVVSYTGQVAELPGTC; via the coding sequence ATGAGCGACGGCAGCGGCGCACGCCACGACGGCGAGCTGGTCCGGATTCCGAAGGTCGTGCTGGAGGACCGGATCCTCGGCGCGTGGGTGGGAAAGTCGTACGGTGCGGCGATGGGCGAGCCGCTGGAGTTCGCGTTCAACGGGCGCATCTTTCTTGGCGCCGTGGACGTGCAGGAGCACGCGCTGCGCGAGTGGCTGGTCAACGAAGACGACCTGTACATGAACATGGCGATGCTGGCGGTGGTGGCCGACAGGGGGCTGGCCGCGACCAGCGAGGACTTCGCCGCGCCCTACCGGGAGGGCGCGTTCCTGGTGTGGCACGCCAACGGCCAGGCGCGGCAGAACCTGCTGGCCGGCATTCCCGCCGAACTGGCCGGGCATCCGGCCTACAACCCGCACGCCGACGATATCGACTTTCAGATCGAGTGCGACTACATCGGCATGATCTCGCCGGGTCTGCCGGAGGCCGCGCAGGACCTGTGCCGGCGCCAGGGGCGGGTGGTGAACTACGGCGACGGCATCTACGGCGGCATGTTCTTCACCGCCATGTACGCGGCCGCCTGGTTCGAGACCGACCCGCGCCGCGTCGTGGAACTGGGCCGGCGGGCGATCCCGGCGGACAGCAGGTACGGCCTCCTGATCGACGACCTGCTCGCCTGCCACCGCGACCATCCCGACGACTGGATGGCGGCGTGGCGCGCGATCGAAGGCAAGTGGAACCACGACCTGTGCCCCTGGGGCCCCACCGAGCCGGGCGGCAAGTTCAACATCCAGGCCAGCTTCAACGGCGCCTACGTGGCGCTCGGCCTGCTGTACTCCGGCGGCGACTACTACCGCGCCATCGAGATCACCACCCGCGCCGGCCAGGACACGGACAGCAACACGGCCAACACCGGCGGCATCATGGGCACCCTGGTCGGCTACGACGGGCTGCCCGAGCGCGTGAAGCGGCAGATGTGGCCCTACCTGAACCGTATCTACCACCACACCAGGTACTCGATCGTCACCGCCACCGACGAGTGCGTGCGCCTTGCCGCCGCCAACGTGGTGGCCAACGGCGGCCGCGAACGGGGATCCGACCTGCTGGTGCGCCGCCAGCCGTTCCACCACGACGCACCGGCCGAGGTTTCCTTTCCGGGCCTGGAGCCGGTCGATGCGTTTGCCGCCACCGATGCACGGCTGGTGTGGCGCGGGCAGTGGGCCCGGCACGGCGAAGGCGAGCCGCTGATGCGCAGCGACACGCCGGGCGACGCGCTGGAGGTGAGGTTTCGCGGCAACGTGATATTCGTGCAGGGAGACATCCACTGCACGTGCGGCGTGCTGGAGGCGTGGGTGGACGGCGTGCTGGTGCAGGAGCGCGATATGTACCACCCCAAGCAGTGGGTCAACGCCTGCCAGTGCACGGCGGTGTGGGTAACCGGCCTGCCCGACGGCGAGCACCGGCTGGAGGTGCGCGTCACCGGACGCCGGAACCCGGCCGCCGAGGGAGTGGGCGTCACGCTCGGGCGCGTGGTCTCCTACACCGGCCAAGTCGCCGAGCTGCCGGGTACCTGCTGA
- a CDS encoding SPFH domain-containing protein has protein sequence MTALLIVVGLFALGALWALVRSVRVVRAQTALVVERLGRYSKTLAAGFHILVPFIDRVRYRHSLKEQAMDVPSQPCITVDNVKVMVDGVLYYRVVDPRAASYGIKNYQYATVQLAQTTMRSVIGQLELDRTFEERERINAQIVASVDQASDPWGVKVTRYEVQNINVPASVLESMEYQIRAERDKRAEIARSVGEMESRINRSMAEMQEAINKSEGEKQRQINEAEGQAEEITALARATAAGLREVAGAIAAAGGEDAMLLRIAEAYLEQLRKLSNSATEVVLPMDLTDIGSVMDALRGVLQPGAGLGRAMPRPAPPNTP, from the coding sequence ATGACCGCACTGCTGATCGTCGTCGGCCTGTTCGCGCTGGGCGCGCTGTGGGCGCTGGTGCGCAGCGTGCGCGTCGTGCGCGCGCAGACGGCCTTGGTAGTGGAGCGGCTCGGGCGCTACAGCAAGACCCTGGCCGCGGGGTTCCACATCCTGGTCCCGTTCATCGATCGGGTGCGCTACCGCCACAGCCTGAAGGAGCAGGCGATGGACGTGCCGTCGCAGCCGTGCATTACCGTGGACAACGTCAAGGTGATGGTGGACGGCGTGCTGTACTACCGCGTGGTTGATCCCCGTGCCGCCAGTTACGGCATCAAGAACTACCAGTATGCCACCGTGCAGCTTGCCCAGACCACGATGCGCTCGGTGATCGGCCAGTTGGAGCTGGACCGCACGTTTGAGGAACGCGAGCGCATCAACGCCCAGATCGTGGCCAGCGTCGACCAGGCGTCCGACCCGTGGGGCGTCAAGGTGACCCGGTACGAGGTGCAGAATATCAATGTTCCCGCCAGCGTGCTGGAATCGATGGAGTACCAGATCCGCGCGGAACGGGACAAGCGGGCCGAAATCGCGCGCAGCGTGGGAGAGATGGAGTCTCGCATCAACCGTTCCATGGCAGAGATGCAGGAGGCGATCAACAAGAGCGAGGGCGAGAAACAGCGCCAGATCAACGAGGCCGAGGGTCAGGCCGAAGAGATCACCGCGCTGGCCCGCGCCACCGCGGCCGGGCTGAGGGAGGTGGCCGGCGCGATCGCCGCGGCCGGTGGCGAGGACGCGATGCTCCTGCGGATCGCCGAGGCCTACCTGGAGCAGCTTCGCAAGCTGTCGAACAGCGCCACCGAGGTGGTGCTGCCGATGGACCTGACCGACATCGGCTCGGTGATGGACGCGCTGCGCGGAGTCCTGCAGCCGGGCGCAGGCCTCGGCCGGGCGATGCCGCGGCCTGCACCGCCGAATACCCCGTAG